The following coding sequences are from one Gigantopelta aegis isolate Gae_Host chromosome 15, Gae_host_genome, whole genome shotgun sequence window:
- the LOC121389762 gene encoding uncharacterized protein LOC121389762, with the protein MAYAPKNIQPTVPYGGGSVMIWGCISHDCKLDLVTVKGNLTGDQYICQVLEPVVVPHFDNHPLATRPQYMDDCQASSFPGCDGASPEQRCDDFALARHEPRSESPGAHLGHSWPSYTETGPHPPVQNLRELEAALHREWLLLLLRQKIRHLTGRVRSRLEVVIRARGGYTKY; encoded by the coding sequence ATGGCTTATGCACCCAAGAACATCCAACCAACTGTCCCATACGGAGGAGGCTCGGTAATGATTTGGGGGTGCATCTCCCATGACTGCAAGCTGGACCTGGTCACCGTTAAGGGCAATTTGACAGGTGACCAGTACATCTGTCAGGTCCTGGAACCAGTTGTCGTGCCACATTTCGACAACCACCCACTCGCTACAAGGCCTCAGTACATGGATGACTGCCAGGCCTCATCGTTCCCGGGCTGTGACGGCGCATCTCCAGAACAACGCTGTGACGACTTTGCCTTGGCCCGCCATGAGCCCCGATCTGAATCCCCTGGAGCACATTTGGGACATTCTTGGCCGTCGTATACAGAAACTGGACCCCACCCCCCTGTACAGAATCTGAGAGAACTGGAAGCTGCTTTGCATCGGGAGTGGCTGTTGCTGCTGCTTCGTCAGAAGATCCGACACTTGACTGGGAGGGTGAGGAGCAGGCTTGAGGTGGTCATCCGAGCACGTGGAGGGTACACAAAGTACTGA